A genomic window from Yoonia rosea includes:
- a CDS encoding phosphate acyltransferase, protein MTSPFLSTRAAQAPADLIALAQSYGAPRVAIARAGSPLPMEAAEDATKAGIMVPVFVGEADLIRAEAAKLDWDISGYDLHDTKGEEEAGRTAAALCGAGEADVLMKGQLHTDVFMKTAVARDAGLRTGQRFVHIFHISHPDGGKPILISDAAVNVAPDIKTRQSSIIEVKKLLNRLGNDRPKIAILSATESAIPSVPSSMDAKELADWARAEVEGIDVSGPLAFDLIMSPEAAATKKLTDDPVAGHADAIIVPDIVSGNALFKAFVYLTGGCAAGIVTGAKVPILLTSRADPPAARIASAALAAISCGLAK, encoded by the coding sequence ATGACATCACCCTTCCTTTCCACCCGTGCGGCACAGGCCCCGGCAGATTTGATTGCCCTCGCCCAAAGCTATGGCGCACCCCGCGTCGCCATTGCACGTGCGGGTTCGCCGCTGCCAATGGAAGCCGCCGAGGACGCCACCAAAGCCGGCATTATGGTACCCGTTTTTGTGGGTGAGGCCGATCTGATCCGCGCCGAGGCGGCAAAGCTCGATTGGGATATTTCGGGCTATGACCTGCACGACACCAAAGGCGAGGAAGAGGCAGGTCGCACCGCCGCCGCCTTGTGTGGCGCAGGCGAGGCCGATGTTTTGATGAAAGGGCAGCTGCATACCGATGTCTTTATGAAGACCGCCGTTGCCCGCGATGCGGGGCTGCGCACAGGTCAGCGCTTTGTGCATATCTTCCACATTTCCCACCCCGATGGCGGCAAGCCGATCCTGATCTCGGACGCGGCTGTCAACGTGGCCCCCGACATCAAGACGCGCCAGTCGTCGATTATCGAAGTCAAGAAACTGCTGAACAGACTGGGCAATGACCGCCCCAAAATTGCGATCCTGTCAGCCACTGAAAGCGCCATTCCTTCGGTACCATCATCCATGGACGCCAAAGAATTGGCGGACTGGGCGCGCGCCGAAGTCGAGGGGATTGATGTGTCCGGCCCGCTGGCCTTTGATCTGATCATGTCACCCGAAGCGGCGGCGACCAAGAAGCTGACTGACGATCCTGTCGCGGGCCATGCCGATGCCATCATCGTGCCCGACATCGTTTCCGGCAACGCGCTGTTCAAAGCCTTCGTCTATCTGACCGGCGGTTGCGCTGCGGGGATCGTCACGGGCGCAAAAGTGCCGATCCTGCTGACCTCACGCGCCGATCCACCTGCGGCCCGGATCGCCTCTGCAGCCTTGGCCGCCATCAGTTGCGGGTTGGCAAAGTGA
- a CDS encoding acetate/propionate family kinase — MILVLNAGSSSLKIEVFDEALRSVTAGRVTNLGSAGELRLGDNTSAVKARDHAQALDLVLAALRDAGYPLTAFSAAAHRIVHGGAVMTAPARLRPPVIATIESVIPLAPLHNPNNLAGVYALQKLAPDLPQYCSFGTAFHATNPEVATRYAIPQTHHDAGIRRYGFHGLSYANMVAEFGTELPEHLLAFHLGNGASLCAIKGGKSIATSMGYSPLSGLTMGTRSGDIDGAAVLRMSKALGEDETDRMLNKTSGLQALAGENNMKTLLERTDDAAKFAVEHFCYWAARHAGSAIVAMGGVDAVAFTGGIGENAAPVRDRIMALLSCFGTVPVHVIVADEEKQIARDALALMAQGR, encoded by the coding sequence GTGATCTTAGTTCTGAACGCAGGCTCCTCCTCGCTCAAGATCGAGGTCTTTGACGAAGCGCTCCGCTCTGTCACTGCGGGTCGTGTAACGAACCTTGGGTCTGCGGGCGAATTGCGGTTGGGTGACAATACAAGTGCGGTAAAGGCGAGGGACCATGCGCAAGCGCTTGACCTGGTGCTGGCGGCCTTGCGTGACGCGGGCTATCCGTTGACGGCATTTTCTGCCGCTGCGCATCGCATCGTCCACGGCGGCGCGGTGATGACAGCGCCCGCGCGCCTGCGCCCGCCGGTGATTGCCACCATTGAAAGCGTGATCCCGCTGGCCCCTTTGCACAACCCCAACAACCTTGCAGGCGTCTATGCCCTGCAAAAACTGGCCCCTGATCTGCCGCAATATTGCAGCTTCGGGACGGCGTTCCACGCCACCAACCCCGAGGTCGCGACACGCTATGCGATCCCGCAAACACACCATGATGCAGGCATCCGGCGCTATGGCTTTCACGGCCTGTCCTACGCCAATATGGTTGCCGAATTCGGCACGGAATTGCCGGAGCACCTGCTGGCCTTTCACCTCGGCAACGGGGCCAGCCTTTGTGCGATCAAGGGCGGCAAATCCATCGCCACTTCGATGGGATATTCTCCGCTCTCGGGTCTGACCATGGGTACAAGGTCTGGTGACATTGACGGTGCTGCGGTGCTGCGCATGTCAAAGGCGCTGGGTGAGGACGAGACTGACCGGATGTTGAACAAGACCTCTGGTCTGCAGGCGCTTGCGGGCGAAAACAACATGAAGACGCTACTTGAGCGCACAGACGACGCCGCCAAATTCGCCGTTGAACATTTCTGCTATTGGGCCGCGCGTCACGCGGGATCGGCCATCGTTGCCATGGGCGGGGTGGATGCGGTCGCCTTCACTGGTGGGATCGGCGAAAACGCGGCGCCTGTGCGCGACCGGATCATGGCGCTACTGTCCTGCTTTGGAACCGTTCCGGTCCATGTCATCGTCGCCGACGAAGAAAAACAAATCGCCCGCGACGCGCTGGCGCTGATGGCACAGGGGCGCTGA
- a CDS encoding sulfite exporter TauE/SafE family protein, with protein sequence MDGLLATLDLTGQEFLILTVIVIVAGIVRGFSGFALSAVVMASAVIILPPVQIIPICWWLEMTASVLMAKGGWQEADRGIVMGLVIGSTIGVPFGLLLTTSVSVEASQLIALTVIIALALTQLAKIRLAFLATKPGLYGSGFAAGVVTGLASVGGMVIAIYVLSQDAPAAKMRAALVLFLFVSSLTSLIMLLWFGVMNSTAAARGLSLALPTTLGVFLGQRLFTPRFAPYYRPACLSLLCALAGAALVRTQFA encoded by the coding sequence ATGGACGGCTTGCTTGCAACACTTGATCTGACAGGACAGGAATTCCTGATCCTGACGGTGATCGTGATTGTGGCTGGCATTGTGCGCGGTTTTTCGGGCTTTGCGCTTTCGGCGGTTGTGATGGCAAGCGCCGTCATCATTCTGCCACCCGTGCAAATCATCCCGATCTGCTGGTGGCTTGAAATGACGGCCTCGGTGCTGATGGCAAAAGGTGGATGGCAAGAGGCGGACCGCGGTATCGTCATGGGCCTGGTGATTGGATCAACCATCGGCGTACCTTTCGGTCTGCTCCTGACGACTTCTGTCTCTGTTGAAGCCAGTCAGTTGATTGCTCTGACCGTCATCATTGCGCTGGCGCTGACTCAGTTGGCCAAGATCCGGCTTGCGTTTCTGGCCACCAAACCGGGGCTCTATGGGTCAGGTTTCGCCGCCGGTGTCGTGACCGGCCTTGCCAGCGTGGGCGGCATGGTGATCGCAATCTATGTCTTGTCGCAAGATGCGCCCGCCGCGAAAATGCGTGCAGCCCTCGTGCTCTTCCTTTTCGTCAGCTCGCTGACCTCGCTTATCATGCTGCTCTGGTTCGGCGTAATGAATAGCACTGCCGCCGCGCGCGGGCTGAGCCTTGCTCTTCCGACAACGCTGGGTGTGTTCTTGGGTCAACGCCTGTTCACGCCGCGGTTTGCCCCGTACTATCGCCCTGCCTGCCTGTCACTGCTTTGTGCTTTGGCAGGTGCCGCCCTTGTCCGCACCCAATTCGCTTGA
- a CDS encoding molybdopterin oxidoreductase family protein: MSLDQPQLDTSPKVSDEVRKTTCYMCACRCGINVHMKDGKVAYIEGNKDHPVNQGVLCAKGSAGIMQHNAPSRLRAPLKRVGERGSGEFEEISWEEALTLATEWLAPIREKAPEKLAFFTGRDQSQSFTSFWAQGFGTPNYAAHGGFCSVNMAAAGIYTMGGAFWEFGQPDWDHTKLFMLFGVAEDHDSNPIKMGIGKLKARGARMIGVNPIRTGYNAVADDWVGITPGTDGLFILAMVHCLMKAGKIDLDYLARFTNASVLVNEDPKSEQFGLFLRDEDGQPQVIDRRTGDLAPWNGQGVEPDLAATYRSKGVTHRPVFHQMADRYLSEDYAPEAVAERCGISAQRIRAIAADLARVAFDEAIELDRPWTDFRGKKHDKMVGRPVSFHAMRGISAHSNGFQTCRALHVLQILLGSVEVPGGMRFKPPYPKPATAHPKPHGKVTPGAALDGPHLGYTQGPEDLLLDAEGNPTRIDKAYSWENPMSAHGLMHMVISNAHAGVPYKIDTLFMYMANMSWNSSMNVGGVHKMLTDKDENGDYVIPRIIYSDAYSSEMVAYADLILPDTTYLERHDCISLLDRPICEADGVADAIRWPVVEPDRDVRGFQSVLCDLGARLGLPGFVNEDGSQKYEDYADYITNHVRRPGVGPLAGWRVGENGKLQGGRGQPNGSQLQNYIDNGGFWIEHVPENAAYYKPFSMEYQDWAVKMGFYDVVQPYIFQLYVEPLRKFQAAAEGIGTRQPPEHLRERLKLTMDPLPFWYPPLEDGHADPVEYPIHALTQRPMAMYHSWGTQNAWLRQIHGHNPLYVPTKIWEANGFQEGDWACVSSVHGSITVPVAHQASLNPNTVWTWNAIGKRKGAWALDEKAPEATKGFLLNHLIHELLPPKGDGLRWANSDPITGQAAWFDLRVKIEKSAVPNEAQPVMPAIKSPVPKGPKNLAWKVGK; the protein is encoded by the coding sequence ATGTCACTTGATCAGCCCCAACTGGATACATCGCCGAAAGTGTCGGACGAAGTGCGCAAGACGACCTGTTACATGTGTGCCTGCCGCTGCGGGATTAACGTGCATATGAAAGACGGCAAAGTCGCCTATATCGAAGGCAACAAGGACCATCCCGTGAACCAAGGCGTGCTCTGTGCCAAAGGGTCCGCCGGCATCATGCAGCACAACGCACCCTCACGGCTGCGCGCACCGCTCAAGCGCGTGGGGGAACGCGGCTCGGGCGAGTTCGAGGAGATCAGCTGGGAAGAGGCGCTGACACTGGCAACCGAATGGCTGGCGCCGATCCGCGAAAAAGCCCCCGAAAAGCTCGCGTTCTTCACAGGCCGCGACCAGTCACAATCCTTTACCAGCTTCTGGGCACAGGGCTTCGGCACGCCCAACTATGCAGCCCACGGTGGGTTCTGTTCAGTCAACATGGCGGCAGCGGGCATCTATACGATGGGTGGCGCGTTTTGGGAGTTCGGCCAACCCGATTGGGACCACACAAAGCTTTTCATGCTGTTTGGCGTGGCTGAAGACCACGACAGCAACCCCATCAAGATGGGCATCGGCAAACTCAAGGCACGCGGCGCGCGGATGATCGGTGTGAACCCGATCCGTACGGGCTATAACGCGGTGGCCGATGACTGGGTGGGTATTACCCCCGGCACGGATGGCTTGTTCATCCTCGCAATGGTCCACTGTCTGATGAAAGCGGGCAAAATCGATCTGGACTATCTGGCGCGCTTCACCAATGCCTCCGTGCTGGTGAACGAAGATCCGAAGTCCGAACAGTTCGGTCTGTTCCTGCGCGATGAAGACGGGCAACCACAAGTCATCGACCGGCGCACCGGCGATCTGGCGCCTTGGAACGGTCAGGGGGTCGAACCCGATCTGGCCGCAACCTACCGCTCCAAAGGTGTCACACATCGCCCTGTGTTCCACCAGATGGCGGACCGCTATCTGTCCGAAGACTACGCGCCGGAAGCCGTGGCCGAGCGGTGCGGGATTTCCGCCCAGCGCATCCGAGCAATCGCCGCCGATCTGGCCCGCGTTGCCTTTGACGAAGCGATTGAACTGGACCGCCCCTGGACCGATTTCCGCGGCAAGAAACACGACAAGATGGTCGGCCGCCCTGTCAGCTTCCACGCAATGCGTGGCATCTCGGCGCACTCCAACGGGTTCCAGACCTGCCGCGCGCTCCATGTGCTGCAAATCCTGCTCGGGTCTGTCGAAGTCCCCGGTGGTATGCGTTTCAAACCGCCCTACCCCAAACCAGCCACAGCCCACCCCAAGCCGCACGGCAAAGTCACCCCCGGTGCCGCGCTTGACGGCCCGCACCTTGGCTATACCCAAGGGCCGGAAGACCTCTTGCTGGATGCAGAAGGTAACCCGACCCGCATCGACAAAGCCTATTCATGGGAAAACCCGATGTCGGCGCACGGGCTGATGCATATGGTGATCTCGAACGCCCATGCGGGTGTGCCCTACAAGATTGACACGCTGTTTATGTATATGGCGAATATGTCTTGGAACTCGTCCATGAATGTGGGCGGCGTGCACAAGATGCTCACCGACAAGGACGAAAACGGCGATTATGTCATCCCGCGGATCATCTATTCCGACGCCTATTCATCCGAAATGGTGGCCTACGCCGATCTGATCCTGCCCGATACCACCTATCTGGAACGGCACGACTGTATCTCGCTTCTGGACCGCCCGATCTGCGAGGCCGATGGCGTGGCTGATGCGATCCGCTGGCCGGTCGTGGAACCTGACCGTGATGTGCGCGGGTTCCAGTCTGTGCTCTGCGATCTGGGCGCGCGGCTTGGCCTGCCCGGTTTCGTGAACGAGGACGGCAGCCAGAAATATGAAGACTACGCCGATTACATCACCAACCACGTCCGCCGCCCCGGTGTCGGGCCGCTGGCCGGATGGCGTGTTGGCGAAAACGGGAAACTACAGGGCGGACGCGGTCAGCCTAATGGCAGCCAGTTGCAGAACTACATCGACAATGGCGGCTTCTGGATTGAACACGTCCCCGAAAACGCCGCCTACTACAAACCCTTCAGCATGGAGTACCAGGATTGGGCCGTGAAGATGGGCTTCTATGATGTGGTCCAACCCTATATCTTCCAGCTTTACGTCGAACCCCTGCGCAAATTTCAGGCCGCCGCCGAAGGTATCGGCACACGGCAACCGCCGGAACACTTGCGCGAACGGCTGAAACTGACAATGGACCCGCTCCCGTTCTGGTACCCCCCGCTTGAGGACGGCCACGCCGATCCGGTCGAATACCCGATCCACGCGCTGACCCAACGGCCCATGGCGATGTACCATTCCTGGGGCACGCAGAACGCCTGGCTCCGGCAGATCCACGGGCATAACCCGCTTTATGTGCCGACAAAGATCTGGGAGGCCAACGGCTTTCAGGAAGGCGACTGGGCATGCGTTTCCTCGGTGCACGGGTCCATCACCGTCCCTGTCGCCCATCAGGCGTCGCTCAACCCCAATACCGTCTGGACATGGAATGCGATCGGAAAACGCAAAGGCGCATGGGCGCTGGATGAAAAGGCACCCGAGGCCACCAAGGGTTTCCTGCTCAACCACCTGATCCACGAATTGCTGCCACCCAAAGGTGACGGCCTGCGCTGGGCCAACTCTGACCCCATCACCGGACAGGCCGCGTGGTTCGACCTGCGGGTAAAAATCGAGAAATCCGCCGTACCGAACGAGGCGCAACCGGTCATGCCGGCGATCAAATCCCCCGTCCCCAAAGGACCGAAAAATCTCGCATGGAAGGTCGGCAAATGA
- a CDS encoding 4Fe-4S dicluster domain-containing protein, with the protein MTQLPPPSAKKLGLVIDLDTCVGCHACVVSCKGWNTENYGAPLSDQNAYGADPSGTFLNRVHSYEVQPAEGEAQLIHFPKSCLHCEDAPCVTVCPTGASYKRAEDGIVLVNESDCIGCGLCAWACPYGARELDAKEGVMKKCTLCVDRIYNENLPEEDRQPACVRTCPAGARHFGDLGDADSDVSKLVAERGGFDLMPEQGTKPVNKYLPPRPKDEMPEFDVLAPYLEPIASDGKGFVGWLDKALSSLPGGAK; encoded by the coding sequence ATGACCCAACTCCCGCCACCTTCCGCCAAAAAACTCGGCCTCGTGATCGACCTTGATACCTGTGTGGGCTGCCATGCCTGTGTCGTCTCATGCAAAGGCTGGAATACCGAAAATTATGGCGCGCCACTGTCGGATCAAAATGCCTATGGTGCCGATCCATCCGGCACCTTTCTGAACCGCGTCCACTCCTACGAGGTGCAACCGGCAGAGGGCGAAGCCCAACTCATCCACTTCCCCAAATCCTGCCTGCACTGCGAGGACGCGCCTTGCGTTACCGTCTGCCCCACAGGCGCCAGCTATAAACGCGCCGAGGACGGCATCGTTCTGGTCAACGAAAGTGACTGCATCGGCTGCGGTCTTTGCGCATGGGCCTGCCCTTACGGCGCGCGGGAACTGGACGCAAAGGAAGGGGTGATGAAGAAATGCACCCTCTGCGTGGACCGCATCTATAACGAAAACCTCCCCGAAGAAGACCGCCAGCCCGCCTGCGTGCGCACCTGCCCTGCCGGTGCCCGCCACTTCGGCGATCTGGGCGATGCAGACAGCGATGTGTCCAAACTGGTGGCCGAACGCGGCGGGTTTGATCTGATGCCCGAACAAGGCACCAAGCCGGTCAACAAATACCTGCCTCCCCGCCCCAAGGACGAAATGCCCGAATTCGACGTGCTTGCCCCCTACCTCGAACCCATCGCCAGCGACGGCAAAGGCTTTGTCGGCTGGCTCGACAAAGCTCTCTCATCCCTGCCCGGAGGCGCCAAATAA
- a CDS encoding dimethyl sulfoxide reductase anchor subunit family protein — MHPAASVIIFNTFSGLGFGLLFWLGMGAIVPTGMGAFIWFTIAYLFAVGGLIASTFHLGHPERAIKAFSQWKTSWLSREGICAVFALLVMAVYGAGLVFAETRLTLVGIIGGLASLGVVFTTSMIYAQMKTVPRWRHWTTPAMYLLLSVGGGALLSGQVTIATVLFVLGAALQVFAWLSGDTRFQTSGTDMATATGLGQIGKVRAFEPPHTGTNYLMREFIYQVGRKHADKLRIITIALAFVLPVILLLLPFNHILAVLAVLSHIAGVLTLRWLFFAQAEHVVGLYYGKR; from the coding sequence ATGCATCCCGCAGCTTCTGTTATCATATTCAACACATTCTCGGGCCTCGGCTTCGGCCTGCTCTTCTGGCTTGGCATGGGCGCAATCGTACCGACCGGGATGGGCGCGTTCATCTGGTTCACCATCGCCTATCTCTTCGCGGTGGGCGGGCTCATTGCCTCGACATTCCACCTCGGCCACCCCGAACGCGCGATCAAAGCCTTCAGCCAATGGAAAACCAGCTGGCTCAGTCGTGAAGGCATCTGCGCGGTCTTCGCGCTGCTCGTCATGGCGGTCTACGGTGCCGGTCTGGTCTTTGCCGAAACGCGGCTCACTCTGGTCGGTATCATCGGCGGGCTGGCATCGCTGGGTGTGGTCTTCACAACGTCGATGATCTACGCGCAGATGAAAACCGTTCCGCGCTGGCGGCACTGGACGACACCGGCCATGTACTTGCTCCTGTCGGTCGGCGGCGGCGCGCTCTTGTCGGGGCAAGTCACCATCGCAACAGTGCTCTTCGTCCTCGGCGCTGCCCTGCAAGTCTTTGCATGGCTCTCGGGCGACACCCGTTTCCAGACCTCCGGTACAGACATGGCAACCGCGACTGGCCTCGGGCAAATCGGCAAGGTCCGCGCGTTTGAGCCGCCGCACACCGGCACCAACTATCTGATGCGCGAATTTATCTATCAAGTCGGGCGTAAACACGCCGACAAACTGCGCATCATCACGATCGCTCTGGCCTTCGTCCTTCCGGTGATCCTGCTGCTTTTGCCGTTCAACCACATCTTGGCCGTGCTGGCGGTCCTCAGCCATATAGCAGGCGTGCTCACGCTCCGCTGGCTGTTCTTCGCCCAAGCCGAACATGTCGTGGGCCTATACTACGGCAAACGCTGA
- a CDS encoding ABC transporter ATP-binding protein, with amino-acid sequence MSGVTLKNVIKRYGDVQVIHGIDLEIADGEFCVFVGPSGCGKSTLLRMVAGLEETTEGAMHIGDRDVTRMDPSERGVAMVFQTYALYPHMTVKDNMGFGLKMNGHPKAEIAAKVAEATRILKLEPYLDRKPAALSGGQRQRVSIGRAIVRGPEVFLFDEPLSNLDAELRVEMRVEIARLHKEIGATMIYVTHDQVEAMTLADKIVVLRLGVIEQVGAPMDLYRDPDNKFVAGFIGSPAMNFVNGTVKGGSVDAPSLAARYDGLVSTAYEGKAVSVGARPEHITIDPDGETHTVELTESLGGVSFAYLTSDTGERIIVEERGDERTAEGATVGIRIDPSRIFLFDAETELRIRR; translated from the coding sequence ATGTCAGGTGTAACGCTGAAGAACGTCATCAAGCGCTATGGCGATGTACAGGTCATTCACGGCATTGACCTTGAAATCGCGGATGGCGAGTTTTGCGTTTTTGTTGGCCCGTCGGGCTGTGGCAAGTCGACGCTTTTGCGTATGGTTGCGGGGCTGGAAGAAACCACCGAAGGCGCGATGCATATCGGAGATCGGGATGTCACGCGCATGGACCCCTCCGAGCGGGGTGTCGCGATGGTGTTCCAGACCTACGCGCTCTATCCGCATATGACGGTCAAGGACAACATGGGCTTTGGCCTGAAAATGAACGGCCATCCCAAAGCGGAGATCGCCGCCAAGGTGGCCGAGGCGACCCGAATTCTGAAACTTGAGCCTTATCTGGATCGCAAGCCGGCGGCCCTGTCCGGCGGCCAGCGCCAGCGCGTGTCGATTGGCCGGGCCATTGTGCGGGGGCCTGAGGTGTTCTTGTTTGATGAACCCCTGTCCAACCTTGATGCCGAACTGCGGGTCGAGATGCGCGTCGAGATTGCCCGTCTGCACAAGGAAATCGGCGCCACGATGATTTATGTCACGCACGATCAGGTTGAGGCGATGACATTGGCCGATAAGATCGTCGTGTTGCGCTTGGGCGTCATCGAGCAGGTGGGCGCGCCGATGGATCTCTACCGCGATCCGGACAACAAGTTTGTGGCGGGCTTTATCGGGTCACCCGCGATGAATTTTGTGAACGGTACGGTCAAGGGCGGCAGCGTTGACGCACCGAGTTTGGCCGCCCGATATGACGGCTTGGTCAGCACTGCCTATGAAGGCAAGGCTGTCAGTGTCGGCGCGCGCCCCGAGCATATCACCATTGATCCTGATGGGGAGACGCATACGGTTGAATTGACTGAAAGCCTTGGCGGCGTGTCATTTGCCTATCTGACATCTGACACAGGCGAACGGATCATCGTGGAAGAGCGCGGAGACGAGCGCACCGCTGAAGGCGCCACGGTCGGAATCCGTATTGATCCAAGCCGCATCTTTCTTTTTGACGCAGAAACAGAACTGCGCATCCGGCGCTGA
- a CDS encoding IclR family transcriptional regulator produces MTGDGTVGKALEVLDQVAAFGRPVRFSEILAQSDFPKPTLYRFLQTLTNQQMLAYDPERQTYTPGLRLVRLAHTAWDQSTLAPVARPHLDALSKAVGETVHLAQLDHAQVLYIDKRNANNPVQMYSQAGKVGPAYCTGVGKVMLAFLDEDAIERVIEQQSFHGFTDHTLDSADALRAELSDIRQNGYGFDREEHEPGIICVAMPILTSAGRVLGALSVTSTTSRTNLAGLEAYVPILRETADKITRDAQNWSFPDYQTKETTGI; encoded by the coding sequence GTGACCGGTGACGGCACAGTTGGAAAGGCACTTGAGGTGCTGGATCAGGTTGCGGCCTTCGGGCGGCCTGTGCGTTTCAGCGAGATTCTGGCGCAGTCTGACTTTCCCAAACCGACCTTATACAGGTTCCTTCAAACCCTCACCAATCAACAGATGCTGGCCTATGATCCCGAGCGGCAGACCTACACACCTGGCCTGCGTCTCGTGCGTCTGGCCCATACGGCTTGGGATCAATCGACACTTGCCCCTGTGGCGCGTCCGCATCTGGATGCCCTGAGCAAAGCCGTGGGCGAGACTGTCCATCTTGCGCAGTTGGATCATGCGCAGGTGCTTTATATTGACAAGCGCAACGCGAATAATCCCGTGCAGATGTACAGTCAGGCGGGCAAGGTCGGGCCTGCTTATTGCACAGGTGTCGGCAAGGTGATGTTGGCGTTTCTGGATGAGGATGCCATCGAGCGTGTCATCGAACAACAGTCCTTTCATGGCTTTACGGACCACACGCTTGATAGTGCGGATGCGCTGCGGGCGGAGTTGAGTGACATCCGCCAGAACGGCTATGGTTTTGATCGCGAAGAACACGAGCCCGGAATTATCTGTGTGGCGATGCCGATCCTGACCTCGGCTGGCCGCGTCCTGGGGGCGCTTTCGGTCACCAGCACGACCAGCCGGACCAATCTTGCAGGACTGGAGGCTTATGTGCCGATCCTGCGCGAGACAGCCGATAAAATTACACGGGATGCCCAGAACTGGAGCTTTCCCGACTACCAGACAAAAGAAACAACAGGGATATAA
- a CDS encoding ABC transporter substrate-binding protein, whose product MHSILKTSLAALVAAGVTASSAAADAHGLSGELNIISDMSNPAPRAVMEGLAADFDALHPNLEVNLTIVDREAWKTQIRNALGANPPDVVNWYAANRMRPYVDAGLFADISDLWAEPEFEALASTKGAMTLDGAQWGVPYTYYQWGVYYRKDIFDQYGLSEPTNWEEEMANCQTLLDNGVKCYTIGTKFLWTAGGWFDYINSRTNGYDFHMALARGEVEWTDDRVRQTFANWRQLIDMGAFIDDHQTYSWQEALPFMVNGEAAAYLMGNFAVAAMRDGGLTDDQLDFYQFPVINPDVDFAEDAPTDTFHIASGAQNMDAAKEFLRYVTSAEVQTAINAGDALGQLPVNANASIDADKFLEQGFDMLSNNAGGGIMQFFDRDFDAEMASVGMEGLQEFMVFPDNLDDILMRLEETRQRIYN is encoded by the coding sequence ATGCATTCCATTTTGAAAACGTCGCTCGCGGCGTTGGTCGCAGCTGGCGTCACGGCGTCATCCGCAGCTGCAGACGCTCACGGACTGTCCGGAGAGCTGAATATCATATCTGACATGTCCAACCCCGCACCACGCGCGGTGATGGAAGGTCTGGCAGCCGATTTTGATGCGCTGCACCCGAACCTTGAGGTCAACCTGACAATCGTTGACCGTGAAGCATGGAAAACGCAGATCCGCAACGCGCTGGGTGCGAACCCGCCGGATGTGGTGAACTGGTATGCTGCCAACCGGATGCGCCCCTACGTCGACGCGGGCCTCTTTGCGGACATCTCTGACCTCTGGGCCGAACCTGAATTCGAAGCGCTGGCATCGACCAAAGGTGCGATGACACTCGACGGCGCACAGTGGGGTGTGCCTTACACATACTACCAGTGGGGCGTTTACTATCGCAAAGACATCTTCGACCAGTACGGCCTGTCCGAGCCGACAAACTGGGAAGAAGAGATGGCAAACTGCCAGACACTGCTCGACAATGGCGTTAAATGCTACACCATCGGCACCAAGTTCCTTTGGACGGCTGGCGGCTGGTTTGACTATATCAACTCGCGCACCAACGGGTACGATTTCCACATGGCACTCGCCCGCGGTGAAGTCGAATGGACAGACGACCGTGTCCGTCAGACATTCGCCAACTGGCGTCAGCTGATCGACATGGGCGCCTTTATCGACGACCACCAGACCTATAGCTGGCAGGAAGCCCTGCCCTTCATGGTCAATGGCGAAGCCGCAGCGTATCTAATGGGCAACTTTGCGGTTGCTGCCATGCGTGACGGCGGTCTGACCGATGATCAGCTGGACTTCTACCAGTTCCCTGTGATCAACCCTGACGTTGATTTCGCCGAAGACGCGCCAACCGATACGTTCCACATCGCATCGGGTGCACAGAACATGGACGCCGCAAAGGAGTTCCTGCGCTATGTCACCTCTGCCGAGGTCCAGACAGCGATCAACGCAGGCGATGCTTTGGGCCAGTTGCCTGTAAACGCGAACGCGTCGATCGACGCGGACAAGTTCCTTGAGCAAGGCTTCGACATGCTCTCGAACAACGCGGGCGGCGGGATCATGCAGTTCTTTGACCGTGACTTTGATGCGGAAATGGCCTCTGTCGGCATGGAAGGCCTGCAAGAGTTCATGGTGTTCCCTGACAACCTTGACGACATCCTGATGCGTCTCGAAGAAACACGTCAGCGCATTTACAACTAA